A region of the Micromonospora sediminicola genome:
CCGGTGGGCAGCCGGGTGCAGCTGGACCTCCCGGCCGACCTGGCCTACGGCAACGACGCCTCGGGCGGCCGTCCGGCCGGGCCGCTGCGCTTCGTCGTCGACGTGCTGGCTGCGCAGTAGATCACTCCAGGCTTCCGCCCGGTCACCCACCGGCAGTAGGTTCGTGGTCACCGTGGGCGGCACGTCCGTCCACGGCGACTGCCCACCGACGCGGAGGTGCAACGTGGCGGCGCTGGACGATGCCGGGATGGCCCGGCGGATGTGGACGCTCTTCGAGCCGGTCCACGCGGTGACCTACTTCCACCCGCGCGCCCGGGCCGCGTTCGAGGCGGTCGGGCTGCGCGGCTACTGGCGCGGTTACTTCGCCGGCCGGGCCGCGCCGCTCGGGCCGGTGGACGCGCCGACGGTCACGGCCGCCTTCTTCAGCTTCGCGCCGCCGATGGTGGCCCGCGCGCTGCCGTCGGTGTGGCGGCTGGCCACGCCGGAGGAGGCGCTGCGCGCCCGGCTCACCGGTGCGGTGCAGGCGCTCGCCGAGTTCACCTACGAGCTGCCCGAGTCCCACCTCGTCGAGGCCGCCGAACTGCTGGAGGAGGCGGCCGGGCGGGTGGACACGGCGGGTCGGGTGCTCGGCGCGGTCAACGCCGCCCTGCCCCGCGGGGAGTACCCGCTGGCCCGCCTCTGGCAGGCGGCCGCCACGCTGCGCGAGCACCGGGGCGACGGCCACGTGGCGGCGCTGGTGACCACCGGGCTGGAGCCGGTCGAGGTGGTGGCCTGGCGGTGCCGGGTCGACCAGTCGCGCGAGTTCCACCAGCCGGCCCGGGGCTGGACCGACGAGCAGTGGTCCGCCGCGGAGGAGCGGCTGGTCGAGAAGGGGTGGCTGACCCCCGAGCGGAAGCCCACCGCGCACGCCACCGAGACGTTCCGGAGCGTCGAGGACGCCACCGACCGGGCCGCGTCGGGCCCGTGGCGGGCACTGGGCGCGGAGCGCACCGCGCGGCTGCGGGAGCTGCTCGACCCGATCGCCACCCGGTGTCGCACGATCATCCCGCCGCAGGCCCCGATCGGTCTGCCCGCGCAGCGCTCCGCCGGGGTGACCCTGCCGGGCTGAACCGGGCCGCCGGCTGGGGCAGGATGACGTCATGGTGGACGCGGTGCTCTTCGACCTCGACGGCGTGATCGTGGATTCCGAGCCGGTCTGGGAGGAGGTCCGCCGGGCGTACGTGGCGACGCA
Encoded here:
- a CDS encoding SCO6745 family protein; this encodes MARRMWTLFEPVHAVTYFHPRARAAFEAVGLRGYWRGYFAGRAAPLGPVDAPTVTAAFFSFAPPMVARALPSVWRLATPEEALRARLTGAVQALAEFTYELPESHLVEAAELLEEAAGRVDTAGRVLGAVNAALPRGEYPLARLWQAAATLREHRGDGHVAALVTTGLEPVEVVAWRCRVDQSREFHQPARGWTDEQWSAAEERLVEKGWLTPERKPTAHATETFRSVEDATDRAASGPWRALGAERTARLRELLDPIATRCRTIIPPQAPIGLPAQRSAGVTLPG